A single Anopheles maculipalpis chromosome 3RL, idAnoMacuDA_375_x, whole genome shotgun sequence DNA region contains:
- the LOC126560847 gene encoding uncharacterized protein LOC126560847, with the protein MATVATGSAGSLVDPSGGPPASQKQRKKGKFRLKERSSSSVREKFINDPAYTEDVRHLALPMRRNSGPEHDPGRKFYMISKKKSNSVGKDYSRGSGSLQIGGGGGGGGGGGGGGASGSSEFYTLDVESIRRAGLNVPELKPRRKKYNHHSSAELLNRLLNTDESSSSDGVLPKAGYTTATLDRGRGRSLDRRSYTTSDERFGTTRGLSISRAGEEDSLGRDAGRQQQQLQRGRKSRNTGSRRENSEQDTGAPAPDGNTAAAPSAGDIFAEDIMVKGGDRESGSSKGGRFQIGKRFLKGEIGIKSFNYYLLKEGLKSSKKSLLKQRSAPVAAASSVDVPLPEPPQSMELISPESEAGSRMVEKGEENIYEEIYFEDKPKRPPEECSREGVQLSECQDASNEKIQFIDCELCVQQCSNANCDVCHGLGAQHTAQQHEHHHHQLQQQRQAEQKQQNIYEQLKQHGSGGSSGGSGQSGGVYSKTATKSLDIDEQIYQRQKLQHQQQQQQHEQQVQDQLMQQHSKQQSDSHTRSMGNLVDESSMYASENVLQYQSYNPSNPNVYKLETTPVAFSCDYSPLQQIYYKQQPAPLTNTGDTSASNNARQHIYQRPHQPGGTLSSGSDYYQELNHKKSSSSSDSLQQQQRRLQGSNAGIYYQRAAAALSDDQHRSLMSSSAGAKIYKP; encoded by the exons ATGGCTACCGTTGCGACCGGATCCGCTGGATCCCTCGTGGACCCTAGCGGTGGTCCACCGGCCAGTCAAAAGCAGCGCAAGAAGGGAAAATTTCGG CTCAAGGAACGGTCCTCCTCCTCGGTGCGGGAAAAGTTCATCAACGATCCAGCGTACACGGAGGATGTCCGCCATCTGGCATTGCCCATGCGCCGAAACAGTGGCCCCGAACACGACCCTGGCCGTAAGTTTTACATGATATCGAAGAAAAAGTCCAACTCGGTCGGCAAGGACTACTCGCGAGGCTCCGGCAGTCTGCAGattggaggaggaggaggtggcggcggcggcggcggtggtggtggtgctagtGGCTCGAGCGAGTTCTACACGCTGGACGTGGAATCAATTCGCCGGGCGGGGCTGAACGTGCCGGAGCTAAAGCCGAGAAGAAAGAAGTACAACCACCACAGCAGTGCGGAACTGCTGAATCGTCTACTCAACACAGACGAATCGAGCAGTTCGGACGGAGTGCTACCAAAAGCTGGCTACACTACGGCCACACTAGACCGGGGACGTGGCCGTAGCTTGGACCGAAGAAGCTACACAACTAGCGACGAACGGTTCGGTACCACACGAGGGCTTTCGATTAGTCGTGCGGGTGAGGAAGACAGTCTCGGCAGGGATGCTGGAcgtcagcaacaacagctacagCGAGGACGTAAAAGCCGCAATACTGGTTCGCGAAGGGAAAACTCCGAGCAAGACACCGGTGCTCCTGCACCGGATggcaacacagcagcagctccCTCGGCGGGAGATATCTTTGCCGAAGATATCATGGTAAAGGGCGGTGACCGAGAGTCTGGCAGTTCGAAAGGGGGACGCTTCCAGATAGGAAAACGATTTCTGAAAGGGGAAATCGGCATCAAAAGCTTCAACTACTACCTACTGAAGGAGGGCCTCAAATCTTCCAAGAAAAGTCTGCTAAAGCAGCGTTCGGCACCGGTAGCCGCTGCGAGTTCGGTGGACGTACCACTGCCCGAACCACCACAGTCGATGGAATTGATCAGCCCGGAATCGGAAGCCGGCTCTAGGATGGTGGAAAAGGGCGAGGAAAACATATACGAAGAAATTTACTTTGAAGATAAACCGAAACGGCCACCCGAGGAGTGTTCCAGGGAGGGCGTTCAATTGTCGGAATGTCAGGACGCTAGTAATgagaaaatacaatttattgaCTGTGAACTGTGTGTGCAGCAGTGTAGCAATGCGAACTGCGATGTGTGTCATGGGCTGGGAGCACAGCATACCGCCCAACAGCAtgagcaccatcatcatcagctacaGCAGCAAAGGCAAGCCGAacagaagcagcaaaacatctACGAACAGCTAAAGCAACATGGCTCGGGAGGATCTTCCGGTGGGAGTGGCCAGTCTGGTGGTGTGTATTCCAAAACCGCCACCAAATCGTTGGACATTGATGAGCAGATTTATCAAAGACAAAAGctgcaacatcaacaacagcagcagcagcatgagcAGCAGGTGCAAGATCAGCTAATGCAGCAACATTCGAAGCAGCAGTCAGATAGCCACACTAGAAGCATGGGAAATTTGGTGGATGAATCATCGATGTACGCCAGTGAGAATGTGCTGCAATACCAGTCGTACAATCCCAGTAATCCTAACGTGTACAAGCTGGAAACAACACCCGTGGCATTCAGCTGTGACTATAGTCCGCTTCAGCAAATTTATTACAAACAGCAACCGGCACCGCTTACCAATACAGGCGATACATCAGCAAGCAATAATGCACGGCAGCACATCTACCAAAGACCCCATCAGCCAGGCGGTACTCTTTCGTCCGGTTCTGACTACTACCAGGAGTTAAACCATAAAAAATCCTCCTCATCGAGTGATTCcctacagcagcaacagcgtcGTCTACAAGGTTCTAATGCTGGGATCTATTATCAACGAGCGGCTGCAGCATTGAGCGATGATCAACACCGCAGTCTAATGAGCTCTAGTGCTGGTGCTAAAATCTACAAA CCGTAA